In Pseudomonas sp. HR96, the DNA window CGGCAGATCGCCCTGCTCGAGCATCAGTTCGGTGCACCCCTGCTGGAACGCACCAAGAATGGCGTCGAGCTGACCGCCGCCGGGGTCATGCTGGAGCGCTACACCCGCACCCTGTTTCGCGACCTGGAACGGGTTCAGGAAGGCATCGCGGCCTTTCGCTCGCTGGACCAGGGTGAGGTCAAGGTGCACGCCATGGAAGGCGTGCTGGCCAACTTCCTGCCGGAAACCATCGCCGCCTTCCTCGCCCTGCATCCGCACATCGACTTCCAGGTCACCACCTGTTCCAGCGACCTGATCGTCGAAGCGCTGATCCGCGACGAGACCGACATTGGCATCATCTACAACCCCGAACTGCGCTTTGAAATCCAGGTGGTGGCCGAGCGCAAGGAGCCGGTGGTGTGCCTGGTCGCCCCCCATGACGAACTGGCCGGCGAGGCCAGGGTGACCATGCAGCAGCTGTGCAAGCGCCCGCTGGCCCTGCCGCGGCAGAGCTTCGGCCTGCGCCAGCTGTTCGACCGCACCGCCGAATCACGCCTGCTCAAGCCGCGCATCGTCATCGAGGCGAACAACCTGGAAATCCTCCGAGCCACTGCGGTGCTCGGCACCTGCGTGACCATCGGCCCGCAGATCAGCGCCCAGCGCGAGATCGCTGCGGGTCTGCTCAAGGCCATTCCCATCGACCTGGAGGCCTTCAGCAGCGTGCGCTCGGCGGTGTGCGTGCACCAGGAGCGGGTGCCCAGCTACGCCAGCAACGCCTTTCTCAAGTTTCTCAAAGAGCGCTTTCCCATGGCAGCCAGCGCATGAGGGTGTGCAGTTTTGCGCAACACGGCATGCAGCAATCGCGGTTACGCCCCCCGGCAAGGCTTGTGGACTAATGGGCTATCCGCAACGGGCCGCCACGGCCACGGCGCACACAAACAGGGGAAGCGCGATGCCGAGCATCATCACCAATGGAATCCGCACGCAGTACCAGCTGACCGGCAACGGCCCGGCGCTGGTGCTGGTGTCGGGGCTGGGCGGCACCGGCGCCTACTGGCAGCCGCAGGTCGCGGCCCTGGCCCAGGATTTCACGGTGCTGACCTATGACCAGCGCGGCGCCGGCCGCTCCGAGCACCCCGCCCACCCTTACAGCATCGAACAGCTGGCCGACGATCTGCTCGCGCTGATCACCGCCCTGGGCCTGCAGAGGCCGGTGCTGATCGGCCATTCCACCGGCGGTGCCATCGGCCAGGTGCTGGCGGCGCGCGAACCGCAGCTGCTGGCCGGCATGGTGCAGTACGCCAGTTGGGCCAAATCCGATGCCCATTTCAACTGGTGCTTTCGCATGCGCCGGGCCCTGCTCGAAGGCGCCTCGCTGGAGGAGTACGTGCACGGCAGCGCATTGTTCCTGTACCCGCCAGAGCATGTGCGGGCCAACGCCGAACAACTGTCGCCGGCGCTGCTGGCTTCGGTGGCGAACTTCCCGGCCCGCGAGACCGTGCTGCGGCGCATCGACGCGATCATGGCCCACGACGCCAGTGCGGTGCTGGCCAGCATCCGCATTCCGGTGCTGGTGACCTGTGCCGAGGACGACATCCTCACCCCGCCCTACCAGTCGCGACTGCTCGCCGAAGGCATCGCCGGCAGTGAGCTGCGCATCGTCGCCAAGGGCGGCCATAGCTTCTCGGAAACCGAGACCGCGACCTTCAACGGCCTGGTCGTCGATTTTCTCGCGCGCCTCGACCTGGCCGTCCCTTCTACGCCCGTTATCTGAATCAGGAGCCCCTCATGAGTGCCCATGACAACACCCAGGTGGAATTCGGCGTCTTCCTGCCGGTTGGCAACGGCGGCTGGATCACCTCCACCACCAGCCCGCAACTGCCGGCCACTTACGACTACAACAAGCAGGTGACGATCCTGGCTGAAGACCTGGGCTTCGACTTCGCCCTGTCGATGGCCAAGTGGCGTGGCTACGGCGGCCCCTCGCAGCATTGGGACGTGACCCTGGAAAGCCTCACCACCATGGCCGGCCTGGCCGAAGCCACCTCGCGCATCGGCGTGTGGGGCACGGTGCACACCATGGTCTTCCACCCGGCCGTGGTGGCGAAGATGTCGGCGGTGCTCGACCAGATCTCCAAAGGCCGCTTCGGGCTCAATATCGTCTCCGGCTCCAACCCCACCGATCAGGGCCAGATGGGCCTGTGGCAGGACCTCGACCACGCCGAACGCTACGAAATGGCCGAGGAATGGCTGACTGTGCTCAAGCGCCTGTGGGTCGAGGACCGCGTCGACCACAAGGGCAAGCACTACGAGTTGACCGACTGCATGTCCAACCCCAAGCCGCTGAGCCCGCCGCCGATCATCTGCGCCGGCGCCTCGGACCGTGGCTTCCTGTTCACCATCGACAACTGCACCGGCAGCTTCATGCTCGGCTCCGACCACGACGACTTCATCAAGACCGGCCTGCGCGCCAAGGAGCTGGCCGCTCAGCAAGGCAAGCCCGAGTTCAAGACCTACGGCCTGTTCACCATTGTCCCCGGCGCCACCGATGCCGAGGCCCGTGAACGGGTGGCGCTGTATGACGCAGGCGTCGACACCATCGCCCTGGACAACCAGACCCGCGAATACTCCGGCGACAAGAGTTTCAAGCAGAACACCATGGCCCAGCGCTTCGTCTCCCAGGGCGAGCAGCGCAACTCGATGACCCGCGCCGCGCTGGTCGGCTCGCCCGAGACCATCGGCAACAAGCTCGCCGAGATCGTCAAGGGCGCACGCCTGGACGGCGTCACGGTGATCGTCCCGGACTTCATCGACGACCTGCGCACGGTGGGCACCGAGGTGCTCGAGGTGCTCGAACTCAATGGCGTGCAGACCCACGCACGCGCTCACCAGAAGGCCAGCCGCTGATGCCTACCGGACCGTTCAACGCCACTGGCCTCAAGCGCCAGAGCTACTACAACCACGCCGTGGTGCGGGTCGGCCAGCCGGTGTTCCTGACCGGCCAGGTGGCCTGGGACGCCGAAGGCGAAGTGCTCGGCAAGGGTGACATCGAAGCCCAGGCGCAGCAGATCTGGGCCAACATCGGCCTGGCCCTGGCCGACCTCGGCGTCGGCCCCGAAGCGGTGGTCAAGCTGACCACCTATGCGTTGTCCCGCGAGAGCATCCCTGCATTGCACAGGGCCCGCGCGGCGTTCTTTGCCGGGTGCGATCTGCCGGCCAGCACCTTCGTGGTGGTGGCCGGCCTGGCCGACCCGCTGCTGCTCGCCGAAATCGATGTGACCTTGATCCTGCCGCTGGACTGACGCCCCTTTTGCCGCGCGCCGGCTGCAGCCCAGCCGCCGCCCCCCATGCCCCAGGAGTCTCGCTATGACGGTTCAAACGATGTTCGCCCTCGCTGTCACCGCCACCCTCGCCAGCGCCAGCCTGCTGGCCACGGCGCCTGCCGAAGCCGCCGAAGCGCCGCGCGTGGCCGCCCTGTTCACCCAGACCGTCACCCAGGGCGGCTGGGACGGCGCCGGTTACACCGGCTTCAAGGCCATGGCCGAGCAGCAGGGTTTCAAGCCCAGCTATCTGGAACACACCTCCTATGAAGCCGCGCCGGCGGCCCTGCGTCAGCTGGCCGCCGACGGCGTCAAGCTGATCATCGCGCATTCCTCCGGCTACTCGGCGGCGATCAAGGAAGTGGCCCCGGCCTACCCCAAGACCCAGTTCGTGCTGTATTCGTATGAAGGCTCCACCGCCAACCTGGCCAACTATTCGGCCTGGTCGGTGGACTGGGATGAATACGGCTTCGTGCTCGGTGCCCTGGCAGCCGCTTCGAGCAAGACCGGGCACATCGCGGTGATCGGCGGCGAACCGATTCCCTCGGCCGAACGCGCCATCCAGTTCATCAAGAAAGGCGCGCTGTACGTCAACCCCAAGGTGCAGGTCGACACCGCCTACGTCGGCTCCTTCGTCGACGTGGCGCGGGCCAAGGAGATCACCACCGGGGTCATCGCCCGCGGCGTGGACTTCGTGATTCCGTCGGCCGACACCGCCGACGCCGGCACCCAGCAGGCCGCCGACGAAGAAGGCGCGATGACCATCGGTTCCTACACCGACCAGGCCAAGGCCTACCCGCAGTCGGTGGTGACCTCCACGGTGATGAACTTCGACAAGTCCTACGCCGACATTGGCAAGGCCTACGCCGCCGGCCAGCTGGGCAACCACATCGTCACCGAGAACCTGGCCTCCAACGGCTGGTCGCTGACCCTGCCCTTCGCCCACGTCGGCAGCGAGGTGCAGGCCAAGGTGGTGGCCGTCATGACCGACCTCAAGGCCGGCAAGATCAAGATCGAAGAGTGATCGCCATGCCCGCCCCGGTGATCGCCCTGGACCACGTGTCCAAACGCTACCCCAACGGCTTTCTCGCCCTGGAGCGGGTTTCGCTGGCTTTTCACGCCGGCGAAATCCACGCCTTGCTCGGCGAGAACGGCGCGGGTAAGTCGACCTTGATGAACATCCTTTATGGCGTCCACGAGCCCAGCGAAGGCGGCGTGCTGATGGACGCCCGCCAGGTGCTGCATCGGCGGCCCGCCGACGCCATTGCCAATGGCATCGGCATGGTCCACCAGCATTTCAAGCTGGTGCTGCCGTTCACCGTCGCCGAAAACCTCGCGCTGGTGGCCAAGGGCGCCCGCCGCCAGGCGCTGCGCCGCAAGGCCGATGTGCGCGCCTTCATGCAGGGCTTGGGCGTCGACCTGGACCCCGACGCGGTGGTCGGTCGCCTGCCACTGGCCCTGCAACAACGGGTGGAAATCCTCAAGGCGCTGGTCAACGACAGCCGCGTGCTGCTGCTCGACGAGCCCTCGACCATTCTCACCCCCAGCGAGATCGTCAACCTCTACGCCACGCTGCGCTTGATCGCCCGGCGCGGCACGGCGGTAGCGGTGGTCACCCACAACGTCGACGAAGTACTGGCCCACGTCGACCGCTACACCGTGTTGCGTCGTGGCCGCAACAACGGCACCGGCCTGATCGCCGACACCAGCGCCGCGCAGTTGGTGGAGCGCATCGTCGGCCATGCCGTGAGCAACGACCCACGCATCGGTGCCCAGCGCCAGCCTGGGCGCGAGCGGCTGCGCCTGGCACAGGTGTCGTTGCAACCGAGCAGCGGTTCGCCAGGCCTGCACAGCCTCGACCTGAGCCTGCACGCCGGCGAAGTGGTCGGCGTGGCCGGGGTCGAGGGCAACGGCCAGACCGAGCTGTTCGAGCTGCTGGCCGGCCAGCGCCTGTCCGAGACCGGGCAGTTGCAGCGCAGCGACGACCAGGTGACGGTCGCGTTGGTGCCCCAGGACCGCCATCAGCAAGGGCTGTCGCTGGACCTGTCGGTGGCGCAGAACCTGCTCTACCCGCGGATCATGGCCGGCCAGTACCGTCGCGCCGGGCTGCTCGACCACAGCGCCATCGGTGCCCAGGCCAGCGGCATGATCGACGCCTCGGACATTCGTACCCATTCACCCGCCAGCCCGGCGCGGTCATTGTCCGGCGGCAATCAGCAAAAGATCGTGGTAGCCCGCGCCCTCGACCAGGCCGCTGCCGTGGTGGTGGTCTACCAGCCCACCCGCGGGCTGGACGTCGCCGCCGCCGAGGCGGTGCTGACGCGCCTGGCCGCCGCGGCCGACGCCGGCACCTGCGTGGTGGTCATCTCCTCGAACATCGAGGAACTGATTCGCGTCTCGGACCGCATCCTGGTCATGAACGCCGGGCGCATCACCGGCAGCGTTCAGGGCGCCGAAATGACGGTACAGGCCATCGGCCCGTTGATGACCCAGGGCCGCAGCTGCCCTGCCCCTTCCCCCGAACTGGAGCCTGTCGATGTCTGAACCCGTTCAATCGCTGCCGGGCTCGCCGCTGCTCGAACTGCGCCGGCTGCTGGCCCGCTTCAGCCTGCCCCTGTCACTCAAGGTCACCCTGGCCGCCTTCATCGGCTCGCTGGTGCTGGGCCTGGGCCTGATCGCCTGCCTGGGGTTTCCCCTGCTGGCGGCAATCCGCGTGGCGCTCGACGGCTCCTTCGGCGACGCCCGGGCCATCGCCGACACCCTGGTGTTCATGACCCCGCGGCTGCTGGTGGCGCTCGGCGCGCTGGTGGCGATTCGCGGCGGCCTGTTCAACCTCGGCGGCGAAGGCCAACTGCAGATGGGCGCCATGGGCGCCATGCTGCCGTACCTGGCCTTCGGCGACATCGGCGTGGCCTTGCTGCCGCTGGCAATCATCAGTGGCGCGCTGTGCGGGGCGCTGTGGGGGGTGATCCCGGCCGTGCTCAAGCTGTGGCGCGGCGCCGACGAAATCATCGTCACGCTGCTGATGAACTTCATCGCCATCTACTGGGTGAAGTACCTGGTGCAAGGACCGATGCGCCCGTCGGGCTCGACCTTCAACATGTCGGCGCAACTGCCCAAGGCCGGCGTCTTCCTGCCGCTGCTCGACGGCACTCGCCTGCACCTGGGCGTGCTGCTGGCGGTGCTGATCGCGCTGGCGGTGTGGGTGATGCTGCAGCACACCGCCTTCGGCCTCAGGCTGCGGGCCAGCGGCCAGAGCCCCGGGTTCGTCCGCCTGCAAGGGCAATCGGCGGGCCAGATGATCGTGTCCAGCATGGCCATTTCCGGGGCCATCGGCGGCCTCGCCGGCGCCTTCGAGGTGCTCGGCGTGCAGTACCGCCTGATTGACGGCTTCTCCTCCGGCCTGGGCTTCGAAGGGTTGGCCGTGGCCTTTCTGGCCGGGCTGGAGCCCTTCGGCGCGCTGCTGGTGTCGCTGTATTTCGGCGCCATCAACAACGCCGCGCTGGCCTTGCAGACCTCGCTGTCGATCCCCTCGGCGCTGGCCGACGTGCTCAGCGGCCTGCCCATTGTGCTGCTGGCGGTGATCAGCGGCGTCCTGCTCAGCAAAGGGAGGTCCGTATGGACATCAACTCGGTAACCCTCGCCCTGTTTCTCGCCGGTGGTGTGCGCCTGTGCGTGCCGGTGCTGCTGGCCGCCCTCGGCGAGCTGGTGTCGGAGCGCGCCGGTGTGTTCACCATCGGCCTGGAAGGGCTGATGCTGTTCGGCGCGGTGTCTTCGGCGGTGGGCCTGGCGGCCACCGGCTCGCCGGTCGCCGCCCTGCTGCTGGGCATGCTCGGTGGCCTGCTGGCTGCCGCCCTGCTGGCGCTCGGCACGGTGCTGGGGCGGGCCAACCAGATCGTCATGGGCATCGGCTTCAACCTGGTCGCCATCGGCGTCACCTCGCTGGTGCGCCAGGTGGTGCTGGTGCATGCGCCGGCGGCCGGTTCCATGCGCTCGGTGACGATGCTGAAAATTCCTGGCCTGGCCGACATCCCGGTCCTGGGCCGCGCACTGTTCTCTCAGAGCCCGGTGTTCTATGCCGCCGTGCTGCTGGCCGTGGTGCTGTGGCTGGTGTTGCGCTACAGCCGCCTCGGCCTGCTGCTGCGCGGCGCGGGCGAAAACGCCGCAGCCCTGGACGCCGCCGGCCAGCCAGTACTGGGCCTGCGCTTTGGCGCCGCGCTGTTCACCGGCCTGCTGGCGGGCCTGGGCGGCAGCTACCTGTGCATCGTCGCCTCGGGCGGCACCTTCATCGACAACATGACCTCGGGGCGCGGCTACCTGGCCATCGCCATCGCCATCTTCGCCCGCTGGATGCCCCTGCGCACCTTGCTGGTGGCCCTGGCCCTGGGCCTGCTCGAAGCCCTGCAGTTTCAAGGGCAGTACCTGGGCATCGACATTCCCGCCCCGCTGTTGATGGCCACGCCCTTCGTGGTCGCGCTGCTGGCCTGGATCGTCATGGGCCGCGCCGGCGCAGCGCCGGCCGACCTGGGCAAACCCTTCCTGCGCGGCCAGCACTGAGCAACCTCTCATCATCCTCAAGGAATACCTCATGAATCAGGCAATCAACCCCACCGGCTGGATCATCGGCAAGACTGCCACCGGCCTCAACCACCTCAACTGGGGCATCAAGGCCGGCAACCACGTGTACGTGGCCGGCATGCTCAGCACCGACCCCGTCGATGG includes these proteins:
- a CDS encoding ABC transporter ATP-binding protein, which gives rise to MPAPVIALDHVSKRYPNGFLALERVSLAFHAGEIHALLGENGAGKSTLMNILYGVHEPSEGGVLMDARQVLHRRPADAIANGIGMVHQHFKLVLPFTVAENLALVAKGARRQALRRKADVRAFMQGLGVDLDPDAVVGRLPLALQQRVEILKALVNDSRVLLLDEPSTILTPSEIVNLYATLRLIARRGTAVAVVTHNVDEVLAHVDRYTVLRRGRNNGTGLIADTSAAQLVERIVGHAVSNDPRIGAQRQPGRERLRLAQVSLQPSSGSPGLHSLDLSLHAGEVVGVAGVEGNGQTELFELLAGQRLSETGQLQRSDDQVTVALVPQDRHQQGLSLDLSVAQNLLYPRIMAGQYRRAGLLDHSAIGAQASGMIDASDIRTHSPASPARSLSGGNQQKIVVARALDQAAAVVVVYQPTRGLDVAAAEAVLTRLAAAADAGTCVVVISSNIEELIRVSDRILVMNAGRITGSVQGAEMTVQAIGPLMTQGRSCPAPSPELEPVDV
- a CDS encoding BMP family protein; protein product: MTVQTMFALAVTATLASASLLATAPAEAAEAPRVAALFTQTVTQGGWDGAGYTGFKAMAEQQGFKPSYLEHTSYEAAPAALRQLAADGVKLIIAHSSGYSAAIKEVAPAYPKTQFVLYSYEGSTANLANYSAWSVDWDEYGFVLGALAAASSKTGHIAVIGGEPIPSAERAIQFIKKGALYVNPKVQVDTAYVGSFVDVARAKEITTGVIARGVDFVIPSADTADAGTQQAADEEGAMTIGSYTDQAKAYPQSVVTSTVMNFDKSYADIGKAYAAGQLGNHIVTENLASNGWSLTLPFAHVGSEVQAKVVAVMTDLKAGKIKIEE
- a CDS encoding RidA family protein, with amino-acid sequence MPTGPFNATGLKRQSYYNHAVVRVGQPVFLTGQVAWDAEGEVLGKGDIEAQAQQIWANIGLALADLGVGPEAVVKLTTYALSRESIPALHRARAAFFAGCDLPASTFVVVAGLADPLLLAEIDVTLILPLD
- a CDS encoding LysR family transcriptional regulator translates to MSFTAFRYFNEVARSKAIRRAADRLHVTPSAVSRQIALLEHQFGAPLLERTKNGVELTAAGVMLERYTRTLFRDLERVQEGIAAFRSLDQGEVKVHAMEGVLANFLPETIAAFLALHPHIDFQVTTCSSDLIVEALIRDETDIGIIYNPELRFEIQVVAERKEPVVCLVAPHDELAGEARVTMQQLCKRPLALPRQSFGLRQLFDRTAESRLLKPRIVIEANNLEILRATAVLGTCVTIGPQISAQREIAAGLLKAIPIDLEAFSSVRSAVCVHQERVPSYASNAFLKFLKERFPMAASA
- a CDS encoding LLM class flavin-dependent oxidoreductase, whose translation is MSAHDNTQVEFGVFLPVGNGGWITSTTSPQLPATYDYNKQVTILAEDLGFDFALSMAKWRGYGGPSQHWDVTLESLTTMAGLAEATSRIGVWGTVHTMVFHPAVVAKMSAVLDQISKGRFGLNIVSGSNPTDQGQMGLWQDLDHAERYEMAEEWLTVLKRLWVEDRVDHKGKHYELTDCMSNPKPLSPPPIICAGASDRGFLFTIDNCTGSFMLGSDHDDFIKTGLRAKELAAQQGKPEFKTYGLFTIVPGATDAEARERVALYDAGVDTIALDNQTREYSGDKSFKQNTMAQRFVSQGEQRNSMTRAALVGSPETIGNKLAEIVKGARLDGVTVIVPDFIDDLRTVGTEVLEVLELNGVQTHARAHQKASR
- the rutD gene encoding pyrimidine utilization protein D, encoding MPSIITNGIRTQYQLTGNGPALVLVSGLGGTGAYWQPQVAALAQDFTVLTYDQRGAGRSEHPAHPYSIEQLADDLLALITALGLQRPVLIGHSTGGAIGQVLAAREPQLLAGMVQYASWAKSDAHFNWCFRMRRALLEGASLEEYVHGSALFLYPPEHVRANAEQLSPALLASVANFPARETVLRRIDAIMAHDASAVLASIRIPVLVTCAEDDILTPPYQSRLLAEGIAGSELRIVAKGGHSFSETETATFNGLVVDFLARLDLAVPSTPVI
- a CDS encoding ABC transporter permease translates to MDINSVTLALFLAGGVRLCVPVLLAALGELVSERAGVFTIGLEGLMLFGAVSSAVGLAATGSPVAALLLGMLGGLLAAALLALGTVLGRANQIVMGIGFNLVAIGVTSLVRQVVLVHAPAAGSMRSVTMLKIPGLADIPVLGRALFSQSPVFYAAVLLAVVLWLVLRYSRLGLLLRGAGENAAALDAAGQPVLGLRFGAALFTGLLAGLGGSYLCIVASGGTFIDNMTSGRGYLAIAIAIFARWMPLRTLLVALALGLLEALQFQGQYLGIDIPAPLLMATPFVVALLAWIVMGRAGAAPADLGKPFLRGQH
- a CDS encoding ABC transporter permease, whose amino-acid sequence is MSEPVQSLPGSPLLELRRLLARFSLPLSLKVTLAAFIGSLVLGLGLIACLGFPLLAAIRVALDGSFGDARAIADTLVFMTPRLLVALGALVAIRGGLFNLGGEGQLQMGAMGAMLPYLAFGDIGVALLPLAIISGALCGALWGVIPAVLKLWRGADEIIVTLLMNFIAIYWVKYLVQGPMRPSGSTFNMSAQLPKAGVFLPLLDGTRLHLGVLLAVLIALAVWVMLQHTAFGLRLRASGQSPGFVRLQGQSAGQMIVSSMAISGAIGGLAGAFEVLGVQYRLIDGFSSGLGFEGLAVAFLAGLEPFGALLVSLYFGAINNAALALQTSLSIPSALADVLSGLPIVLLAVISGVLLSKGRSVWTSTR